The Opitutaceae bacterium nucleotide sequence TCGACGTGGCTGAAGCGGATTTCGTCGACCCGGTCGGGCAGACCGTCGATCGCGACGCCGGGAGTCCTGTCTCCGTGGCCGGTTGCTTCGATCCGGGCGAGGACCTCCGGCGAATCCTTGATCGCCGGGACGGTGTCGAGCAGGCTGATGACCCGCTCGCCCGCCGCCTGGGCGCCCTGGAGGTTGACGAGGACGCGGGCCACCTGGTTGATCGGGTTGAAGAACTGTCCGGCGTAGAAGATGAAGGCGACGAGCGTGCCGACGGTGATGGATCCAACCATGACGCCGATGCCTCCCTGCCAGAGAACGAGTCCGGCCGCGATGCTCCCGAGGGTGAGCACGATGGGCAGGTAGACGGCTGACTGGAGGGAATTGCGGACGGAGGCATCGAACATGCCGCTGGTCAGAAGCTTGAACTCGGACAGGTTCTCGGCTTCGCGCACCAAGGTCTTCGATGTCCGCATGCCCTGGATGCTCTCATTGAAGGAGCCGGTGATGAGCGAGTTGAATTTTCGGGTTTCCCGGGCGCTCAGGAGCAGGCGTTTCTGGAAGAAAGCGCTGATCACGACAAGGGGAGGGAGGACGGAAAGCAGGAGCAATCCGAGCTTCCAGTTCATGACGAGGAGGATGATCGAGATGAAGACGATCAGGCAGGTGGCCCAGATGAAATCGAGGAAGCCCCAGGCGATGATACGGGCAAGCTTGTCGCAGTCCGAAGTCATCCTCGAGATCAGCCAGCCGATCGGGCGGGTGTCGTAGTAGGCGAATTCCAGTTCCTGGAGGCGCTCGAAACTGGCCCGGCGGATGTCGTGGGCGACACGATTGGAGATCTGGCCGGCCATGTTGATGAAGATGAAGACGCCGCTCGCCAGCCCGACGGTGAGACCGAGGTAGATGCCGCCGTAGAGCCAGAGGCGGACACCCGGCCCGTTGGCGACGACCTCGTCGATGGCGGCGCGGGTGACCTGAACGAAGCTGGCATCGATCGCCGCAAGGATCACGGCGGAGATTCCGAGCAGAGTGAGCTGGGGCTTGTAGTGAAGGGCGTGGGAAAAGACGCGCCTCCAGAGTCCGAAGTCGAGTCGGCTGTGGAACGCGTCTTCCTGGGGGACTTGATTGGCGGTGGTCATGAACGGAACGAAGAATTCGGATTGGGGAGTGTTGAACCGTCTGCGGCCTAGACCGTATGGGTGAGTTCCCTCTGGAAGTCGGATTCGAGGCTGCTCTGAATGCGCCAGAGGCGTTGGTAGAGTCCGTCCTGAACGATGAGATCTTCGTGGCGGCCTTCCTGAATGACCCGGCCGGCTTCGAGAACGATGATCCGGTCGGCGTGCGCGAGGGTCGAAAGGCGGTGGGCGATCACGATGGTCGTCTTCTGGCCATGGCGGCCCTGCAGGGCATTGAGGATGGTGGACTCGGTTTCGCTGTCGACCGCGCTGAGGGCATCGTCGAGGACGAGAATGGGCGGATCGCGGACGATGGCCCGCGCCAGGGCGACCCGTTGACGCTGACCGCCGGATAGGGTGATCCCGCGTTCGCCGATCTGGGTTTCGTATCCATGATCGAAGGACAGGATGGTCTCATGGATATGTGCCATCTGGGCAGCCTCCATGATATCGGCCCGGCTGGCCGACTTGCTTCCGAGACGGATGTTCTCCTCGAGGGTCTTGGAGTAGAGGAAGGGCTCCTGCATGACGACGCCGAACTGGGACCGGATCCACTTGCGGTCGTATTCGGTCAGCTCGACCCCATCGATCCGGACTGAGCCCCGGGTGTAGTCATAGAGGCGCAGAAGCAGGTGGATGATGGTGGATTTTCCCGAGCCTGAAGGTCCGAGGATGGCGAGGGATTCGCCGGGTTCGACGCGGAGGGAGACTCCGTTGAGGGCATGGTGGGGTCTTTCCGATGAGTCGCCGGCCTGGGCGGTGCGGTGCGAGAACCAGAGATCGTCGATCTCGATGCGACCTTGAATCATGCGCGCCGAGATGGAATGGGATTGCCCGCCGGCAGATTCATGGGGAACGGCGAGGATGTCGCGGGTGCGACCGATCGCCACCACGGTCTTGCCCAGGTCGGTCAGGATCCGGCCCATCTGGCGGACCGGCCAGAGGAAAAGGTCGAGGAAGGCGACGAAGGCAAAGAGGGTGCCCACGCTGAGGGTGCCTTGTCCGATGAAGTAAATGCCGGTGATGATGACGAGTCCGTACTGGGACAGCGTGATCAGGTCCGAGGCCGACCAGTAGATCGACATGATCCTGACCATGCGCAGACTCTGGTCGCGATAGCCGGCATTGGGTTCGGCGAACTTGCGGATCTCATGATCCTGTCGGGCAAAGGCGCGGACGACCCGAATGCCGGTCAGGTTTTCCTGGACCACGGTGGTCACCTTGGCTTCGGCCTGATCCACATCGAGAAAGAGGTGCTTCACCCTGTTGAAATAGGTGTAGCCGAAAGTCACCATCGGGAGGATGAGGGCGAAGGAGATGGCGGTCATCCGGCCGTCAAGGTAGAGCATGACCGGAATGGCCGTCAGCATGAGGATGAGCGCGTGGCTGACTTCCACCACCTGGGTCGAGAAGGCCATCCGGAGGGTCTCCACGTCGGAGGTGCACCGTTGGACAAGGTCTCCGGTGTCGGCGGTGTCGTGGTAGGAGGCCGGGAGGTGGTGGAGATGGTCGTAGAGCTGGTCTTTTAGCTGGCGGGCAATGCCGTCGGAGGCGAGAGCGGCACCTTTGCCTTTCAGGTAGGAGAAGAGGCCGGCGATGACGGTCAGGGCGACCATGGCGATGGCGGGCAGCCA carries:
- a CDS encoding ABC transporter ATP-binding protein — encoded protein: MTTANQVPQEDAFHSRLDFGLWRRVFSHALHYKPQLTLLGISAVILAAIDASFVQVTRAAIDEVVANGPGVRLWLYGGIYLGLTVGLASGVFIFINMAGQISNRVAHDIRRASFERLQELEFAYYDTRPIGWLISRMTSDCDKLARIIAWGFLDFIWATCLIVFISIILLVMNWKLGLLLLSVLPPLVVISAFFQKRLLLSARETRKFNSLITGSFNESIQGMRTSKTLVREAENLSEFKLLTSGMFDASVRNSLQSAVYLPIVLTLGSIAAGLVLWQGGIGVMVGSITVGTLVAFIFYAGQFFNPINQVARVLVNLQGAQAAGERVISLLDTVPAIKDSPEVLARIEATGHGDRTPGVAIDGLPDRVDEIRFSHVDFAYESGQMVLRDFNLTVKAGQMIALVGQSGGGKSTIVNLASRFYEPTAGEILINGIDYRQRSLAWLQSRLGIVLQTPHLFSGSVLENIRYGRLEATREEVEEAARLVNADGFISELEYGYYTDVGEGGNRLSTGQKQLISFARALLADPQIFIMDEATSSIDTATEQLIQESLKTMFSGRISFVIAHRLSTIRAADRILVINQGRIEESGRHEELIANRGHYYELYTNQFRREQEEEVLEVR
- a CDS encoding ABC transporter ATP-binding protein; translation: MNSEPQKTGPARSDQKGWRQFHLLWQLMSGFRLLYAGAILALLAGTVVTYLVPLVGRATIDYAIGTAAHEKTPVAGGLTARILDAFGGVEVVRENLWLPAIAMVALTVIAGLFSYLKGKGAALASDGIARQLKDQLYDHLHHLPASYHDTADTGDLVQRCTSDVETLRMAFSTQVVEVSHALILMLTAIPVMLYLDGRMTAISFALILPMVTFGYTYFNRVKHLFLDVDQAEAKVTTVVQENLTGIRVVRAFARQDHEIRKFAEPNAGYRDQSLRMVRIMSIYWSASDLITLSQYGLVIITGIYFIGQGTLSVGTLFAFVAFLDLFLWPVRQMGRILTDLGKTVVAIGRTRDILAVPHESAGGQSHSISARMIQGRIEIDDLWFSHRTAQAGDSSERPHHALNGVSLRVEPGESLAILGPSGSGKSTIIHLLLRLYDYTRGSVRIDGVELTEYDRKWIRSQFGVVMQEPFLYSKTLEENIRLGSKSASRADIMEAAQMAHIHETILSFDHGYETQIGERGITLSGGQRQRVALARAIVRDPPILVLDDALSAVDSETESTILNALQGRHGQKTTIVIAHRLSTLAHADRIIVLEAGRVIQEGRHEDLIVQDGLYQRLWRIQSSLESDFQRELTHTV